In Plasmodium falciparum 3D7 genome assembly, chromosome: 13, the following are encoded in one genomic region:
- a CDS encoding cytochrome c oxidase subunit 2, putative, translated as MFKFNSKLYIGLRNINQIINKKNVNYIKPNVLGNMPFKYKEFATVNKSDHSDKIKKTNNNAHTKNNHEHESHTKGFYHHIDHHHGDPRAHLNEDGTRKPEYDFNNFHWDDYWANTPKQNIVIVNGQKMIKGDETKPMEYLFNVSQQNIPFWARTRLNVWGNYNMVLKVEFLFFWIPTLIIFSIAIPCFTMLYMLDEIVHTTMTVKVIGRQWYWIYEVESPPDDDDNHE; from the exons ttaatcaaataattaataagaaaaatgtgaattatataaagCCAAATGTATTGGGCAATATGCCATTTAAATACAAAGAATTCGCAACAGTAAACAAAAGTGATCATagtgataaaataaaaaagactAATAACAATGCCCATACAAAAAATAACCATGAACATGAATCACATACGAAAGGATTTTATCACCATATAGATCATCATCATGGTGATCCACGTGCTCATTTAAATGAAGATGGTACAAGAAAACCAGAATATGATTTCAATAATTTTCATTGGGATGATTATTGGGCTAATACACCTAAACAAAATATTGTAATTGTAAATGGacagaaaatgataaaaggAGATGAAACCAAACCAATGGAATACTTATTTAACGTTAGTCAACAGAATATACCATTTTGGGCAAGAACAAGATTAAATGTATGgggaaattataatatggtATTAAAAGtggaatttttatttttttggatTCCAactcttattatttttagtaTTGCTATTCCATGTTTTACtatgttatatatgttaGATGAAATAGTTCACACAACTATGACTGTAAAGGTTATTGGAAGACAAtg gTATTGGATTTATGAAGTTGAATCACCTCCGGATGATGATGACAACCacgaataa